In a single window of the Caulobacter soli genome:
- a CDS encoding inositol monophosphatase family protein — MATASALLNVMIDAARKAARGLARDFGEVTELQVSKKGPADFVTAADQKAEQVIFEILEKARPGYGFLGEERGMIEGTDKTHTWIVDPLDGTTNFLHGIPHFAVNIALQREGEVVAGVTYNPITNDLFWVEKGKGAYLGAEKRLRVAARRHLDESILATGVPFLGKPGHAQFLKELHQVSQKVAGVRRFGAAALDLAWVAAGRFDGYWERNIKPWDVAAGVLMVTESGGKVSTIEEHGNPVDGVSILAANQELHPLVLERLQAA; from the coding sequence TTGGCCACCGCTTCCGCCCTTCTGAACGTGATGATCGACGCTGCGCGTAAAGCAGCACGCGGCCTGGCCCGTGACTTTGGCGAAGTCACCGAGCTGCAGGTGTCCAAGAAGGGCCCCGCCGACTTCGTCACCGCCGCCGACCAGAAGGCCGAGCAGGTGATTTTCGAGATCCTGGAAAAGGCCCGTCCCGGCTACGGCTTCCTGGGCGAGGAGCGCGGCATGATCGAGGGCACCGACAAGACCCACACCTGGATCGTCGACCCGCTGGACGGCACCACCAACTTCCTGCACGGCATCCCGCACTTCGCGGTCAACATCGCCCTGCAGCGCGAGGGCGAAGTGGTGGCCGGCGTCACCTACAACCCCATCACCAACGACCTGTTCTGGGTCGAAAAGGGCAAGGGCGCCTATCTGGGCGCCGAAAAGCGCCTGCGCGTCGCCGCCCGCCGTCACCTGGACGAGAGCATCCTGGCCACCGGCGTGCCGTTCCTGGGCAAGCCCGGCCACGCCCAGTTCCTCAAGGAGCTGCACCAGGTCAGCCAGAAGGTCGCCGGCGTGCGCCGCTTCGGCGCGGCGGCCCTGGACCTGGCCTGGGTCGCGGCCGGCCGTTTCGACGGCTACTGGGAACGCAACATCAAGCCGTGGGACGTGGCGGCCGGCGTGCTGATGGTCACCGAGAGCGGCGGCAAGGTCTCGACCATTGAAGAGCACGGCAACCCGGTCGACGGCGTCTCGATCCTGGCGGCCAACCAGGAACTGCACCCGCTGGTGCTGGAGCGCCTTCAGGCGGCCTAG
- a CDS encoding sigma-70 family RNA polymerase sigma factor, which produces MSEQDAIFEERRGAMTGLAYRMLGSRADAEDVVQDAWLRWRGVEAGEVANPAGFLNKVVTRLCLDRLKSARARREVYVGEWLPEPVVDEDNERLGERLGEDLSVAFLLALERLTPLERAAFLLHDVFDAPFAEVARTLGRTEAACRQLAARAREHVKAGKPRYRPSAEEEQRLTSAFLAAALSGDETTLRGILAQDVVMHADGGGLVSANLNPVFGLDKAVRMLLGIKKKWPAPEGTTARLARINGAPGLVLSHDGVVFQTMGLEITDGRIAAVYTMRNPEKLARLNS; this is translated from the coding sequence ATGAGCGAGCAGGATGCGATCTTCGAGGAACGGCGGGGGGCGATGACGGGCCTCGCCTACCGCATGCTGGGCTCGCGGGCCGACGCCGAGGACGTGGTGCAGGACGCCTGGCTGCGCTGGCGCGGCGTCGAGGCCGGCGAGGTGGCCAATCCGGCCGGGTTCCTCAACAAGGTGGTCACCCGCCTGTGCCTGGACCGGCTGAAGTCGGCCCGGGCCCGCCGCGAGGTCTATGTCGGCGAGTGGCTGCCCGAGCCGGTGGTCGACGAGGACAACGAGCGCCTTGGGGAGCGTCTGGGCGAAGACTTGTCGGTGGCCTTCCTGCTGGCCCTGGAGCGACTGACCCCGCTGGAACGCGCCGCCTTCCTGCTGCACGACGTGTTCGACGCCCCATTCGCCGAGGTGGCCCGCACCCTGGGGCGCACCGAGGCCGCCTGCCGCCAGCTGGCCGCTCGGGCCCGCGAGCACGTCAAGGCCGGCAAGCCGCGCTACCGTCCCAGCGCCGAGGAGGAACAGCGCCTGACCAGCGCCTTCCTGGCCGCGGCCCTGAGCGGCGACGAGACCACCTTGCGGGGGATCCTGGCCCAGGACGTGGTCATGCACGCCGACGGCGGCGGCCTCGTCAGCGCCAACCTCAATCCGGTGTTCGGCCTGGACAAGGCCGTGCGCATGCTGCTGGGCATCAAGAAGAAGTGGCCGGCCCCCGAGGGCACGACCGCTCGCCTGGCGCGGATCAACGGCGCCCCCGGCCTCGTGCTCAGCCACGACGGCGTGGTGTTCCAGACCATGGGCCTGGAGATCACCGACGGCCGCATCGCGGCGGTCTACACGATGCGCAATCCGGAGAAGCTGGCGCGGTTGAACAGCTGA
- the thiE gene encoding thiamine phosphate synthase codes for MTDCRLYLITPPALDDLAAFGRDLAAALEAGDVAALQIRLKDVSDEAVAAAVQALAPIARAHDVAVILNDRPDLAARLGCDGVHVGQSDTPFKDARKIMGPNAMIGVTCHDSRHLAMEAAEAGADYVAFGAFFPTTTKDAPTTADPEILSIWQETMEVPSVAIGGITADNAAALATAGADFLAVSAGVWKHAGGPAAGVAAINAAIAEGLEARLAARGG; via the coding sequence ATGACCGACTGCCGCCTCTATCTGATCACCCCGCCCGCTCTGGACGACCTGGCCGCGTTCGGCCGCGACCTGGCCGCCGCCCTGGAGGCCGGCGACGTGGCCGCGTTGCAGATCCGCCTGAAGGACGTCTCGGACGAGGCTGTCGCCGCCGCCGTCCAGGCCCTGGCTCCGATCGCCCGCGCCCACGATGTGGCGGTGATCCTCAACGACCGTCCGGACCTGGCCGCGCGGCTGGGCTGCGACGGCGTCCACGTCGGCCAGAGCGACACGCCTTTCAAGGACGCCCGCAAGATCATGGGGCCGAACGCCATGATCGGCGTCACCTGCCACGACAGCCGCCACCTGGCCATGGAGGCCGCCGAGGCCGGGGCCGACTACGTGGCCTTCGGGGCCTTCTTCCCGACCACCACCAAGGACGCCCCGACCACCGCCGATCCGGAGATCCTGTCGATCTGGCAGGAAACGATGGAGGTCCCTTCGGTGGCCATCGGCGGGATCACCGCCGACAACGCCGCCGCTCTCGCCACGGCGGGCGCCGACTTCCTGGCCGTCTCGGCCGGGGTCTGGAAGCACGCCGGCGGTCCGGCGGCGGGCGTCGCGGCGATCAACGCGGCCATCGCCGAGGGGCTTGAAGCGCGCTTGGCGGCGCGCGGCGGATAA
- a CDS encoding (2Fe-2S)-binding protein: MYVCNCNGIREREVRAAIDAGATRPAEVFRHKGCQAQCAKCVCEMRQMIQDSREALAFAAE, encoded by the coding sequence TTGTACGTCTGCAACTGTAACGGCATCCGCGAGCGCGAAGTGCGCGCCGCCATCGACGCTGGGGCCACCCGCCCGGCGGAGGTGTTCCGTCACAAGGGTTGTCAGGCCCAGTGCGCCAAGTGCGTCTGCGAGATGCGCCAGATGATCCAGGACAGCCGCGAAGCTCTGGCCTTCGCCGCCGAATAG
- the bfr gene encoding bacterioferritin, with product MQGDPGIIRLLNAVLTNELTAVNQYFLHARMYDNWGFKRLGKITYDESIGEMKHADKLINRILFLEGLPNLQDLHKLKIGETVPECLASDLSVEVGGRETLIPGIIQCEQARDYVSRELLREILTDTEEHIDFLEMQLGLVKALGEQNYLQSAVGELPA from the coding sequence ATGCAAGGCGATCCCGGCATCATCCGGCTCTTGAACGCGGTGCTCACCAACGAGCTGACGGCGGTGAACCAGTACTTCCTGCACGCGCGGATGTACGACAACTGGGGCTTCAAGCGCCTGGGCAAGATCACCTACGACGAGTCGATCGGCGAGATGAAGCACGCCGACAAGCTGATCAACCGCATCCTGTTCCTGGAAGGCCTGCCCAACCTGCAGGACCTGCACAAGCTGAAGATCGGCGAGACCGTGCCCGAATGCCTGGCGTCCGACCTGTCGGTGGAAGTCGGCGGCCGCGAGACCCTGATCCCGGGCATCATCCAGTGCGAACAGGCCCGCGACTATGTCAGCCGCGAGCTGCTGCGCGAGATCCTGACCGACACCGAGGAACACATCGACTTCCTCGAAATGCAGCTGGGACTGGTCAAGGCGCTGGGCGAGCAGAACTACCTGCAGAGCGCCGTGGGCGAACTGCCGGCTTAA
- a CDS encoding GNAT family N-acetyltransferase — MIISRPARLQEIETIRSLERASAQRFVGLMDALAADESSPAAVLTARIADGGVIVAVEDGTVAGFVMFRPVEARAYVEQLDVLPAFAGRRIGAALLDAVAARAREAGLVGLSLSTFREIPWNAPYYRRLGFVEVDALTPGMAAIRAEHLARGLDEAARVFMVRGL, encoded by the coding sequence ATGATCATTTCGCGGCCCGCCCGGCTCCAGGAGATCGAGACGATCCGGTCGCTCGAGCGCGCCTCGGCCCAGCGTTTCGTCGGGCTGATGGACGCCCTGGCCGCCGACGAGTCCAGCCCGGCGGCGGTGCTGACGGCGCGGATCGCCGACGGCGGGGTGATCGTCGCGGTCGAGGACGGGACGGTCGCGGGGTTCGTGATGTTCCGGCCGGTCGAGGCCCGGGCCTATGTCGAGCAGCTGGACGTGCTGCCGGCCTTCGCGGGCCGGCGGATCGGCGCGGCGCTGCTGGACGCGGTGGCGGCGCGGGCGCGGGAGGCGGGGCTGGTGGGCCTGTCGCTGTCGACCTTCCGCGAGATCCCGTGGAACGCGCCCTACTATCGGCGGCTGGGGTTCGTGGAGGTGGACGCGCTGACGCCGGGCATGGCGGCGATCCGGGCCGAGCATCTGGCCCGCGGGCTGGATGAGGCCGCCCGGGTGTTCATGGTGCGGGGACTCTAG
- a CDS encoding TspO/MBR family protein, which produces MHIPNGRSHGRRAHAGRESFEIDMKADTPSSASAQLVLGLALAGGAILASTLLGRRHEKMIDDEEYAVGYAEMHEPVAHQPKALTSLILPPLFIAMTLSGLRIWNAPSSPTRTRALTLWSLVQGFNALWLALGAKRVGGQLGAATASLAASGAYALQARKLVAPASGFSSPYLGWLGFANALTEELWKRPRRVTVH; this is translated from the coding sequence ATGCATATCCCGAACGGCAGATCCCACGGGAGGCGGGCTCACGCCGGCCGCGAGTCGTTCGAGATCGACATGAAGGCCGACACGCCCAGCAGCGCCAGCGCCCAGCTGGTCCTGGGCCTGGCCCTGGCCGGCGGCGCGATCCTGGCCTCCACCCTGCTGGGCCGCCGCCACGAAAAGATGATCGACGACGAGGAATACGCGGTCGGTTACGCCGAGATGCACGAGCCCGTCGCCCATCAGCCCAAGGCCCTGACCAGCCTGATCCTGCCGCCGTTGTTCATCGCCATGACCCTTTCGGGGCTGCGCATCTGGAACGCGCCGTCCAGCCCCACGCGCACCCGGGCTCTCACCCTCTGGAGCCTGGTCCAGGGCTTCAACGCCCTCTGGTTGGCCCTCGGCGCCAAGCGCGTCGGGGGACAGCTTGGCGCGGCGACCGCGTCCCTGGCCGCCTCGGGCGCCTACGCCCTGCAGGCCCGCAAGCTGGTGGCCCCGGCCTCGGGCTTTTCCAGCCCGTATCTGGGCTGGCTGGGCTTCGCCAACGCCTTGACCGAGGAACTGTGGAAGCGCCCGCGCCGCGTGACGGTCCACTGA
- a CDS encoding DUF2799 domain-containing protein: protein MRRHRIRGLGILGVAVATAALAGCATMSKEACLQGDWAGVGFKDGEAGRPQSRLDEHAKACAKTGVVPQAAPYFAARDQGLKLYCTQDRGFSEGRFGNAYAGVCPQGPERGFLVGYADGQLVHAAVSRLSQAESDRSSADARAEKRDREARGVEDELKNPKLNEEQTRELRDRLNRLRSERRQAVEDGRRAEWAARDAEREVDDLRHRFGPRYGGW from the coding sequence ATGCGCCGTCACCGTATTCGAGGATTGGGGATCCTGGGAGTCGCCGTCGCGACCGCCGCGCTGGCCGGCTGCGCCACCATGAGCAAGGAGGCCTGCCTGCAGGGCGACTGGGCGGGCGTCGGCTTCAAGGACGGCGAGGCGGGGCGTCCGCAAAGCCGCCTGGACGAACACGCCAAGGCCTGCGCCAAGACCGGGGTGGTCCCGCAGGCCGCGCCCTATTTCGCCGCCCGCGACCAGGGGCTGAAGCTCTATTGCACCCAGGATCGCGGCTTCAGCGAAGGGCGTTTCGGAAACGCCTATGCCGGGGTCTGCCCGCAGGGGCCCGAGCGCGGCTTCCTGGTCGGCTATGCCGACGGCCAGCTGGTCCACGCCGCCGTCTCGCGGCTCAGCCAGGCGGAGTCCGACCGGTCGAGCGCCGACGCCCGCGCCGAGAAGCGCGACCGCGAGGCCCGGGGTGTCGAGGACGAGCTGAAGAACCCCAAGCTGAACGAAGAGCAGACCCGCGAACTGCGCGACCGCCTGAACCGCCTGCGATCCGAACGCCGTCAGGCGGTCGAGGACGGCCGTCGCGCCGAATGGGCCGCCCGCGACGCCGAGCGCGAGGTCGACGACCTGCGGCATCGCTTCGGGCCGCGGTATGGGGGCTGGTGA
- a CDS encoding DoxX family protein, producing the protein MTDIPAASRPWSRPFDGLAALAHRALPDGVLSLVARLGIASVFFLSGRTKVDGILHITDGTYSLFADEYRLPLIPSDIAAHIATYSEHLFSILLVLGLFTRLSALAFLGMTLVIEVFVYPDAWSTHLSWAAILLFLVAKGGGKWSLDRVLGLR; encoded by the coding sequence GTGACCGACATCCCCGCCGCCTCGCGCCCCTGGAGCCGTCCGTTCGACGGTCTGGCCGCCCTGGCGCACCGCGCCCTGCCCGACGGCGTCCTGAGCCTGGTCGCGCGGCTGGGGATCGCCTCGGTGTTCTTCCTGTCGGGCCGCACCAAGGTCGACGGGATCCTGCACATCACCGACGGGACCTATTCGCTGTTCGCCGACGAATACCGCCTGCCGCTGATCCCCTCGGACATCGCCGCGCACATCGCGACCTACAGCGAGCACCTGTTCTCGATCCTGCTGGTGCTGGGCCTGTTCACGCGGCTCTCCGCGCTCGCCTTCCTGGGCATGACTCTGGTGATCGAGGTGTTCGTCTATCCCGACGCCTGGAGCACCCACCTGTCGTGGGCGGCGATCCTGCTGTTCCTGGTCGCCAAGGGCGGCGGGAAGTGGAGCCTGGACCGAGTGCTGGGCCTCCGCTGA
- a CDS encoding DNA-binding domain-containing protein → MSELGRFQDAFVTALAGRTAAPITAWLPDDADQPPGLAVYRNTIAKGCVDALAANFPTVASLVGDDWFRAAAALFAAEHPPASAALAAYGEAFPDWLSRFPPADDLPYLPAMAQMDRLWTTALFAPEAEPLAAEAFALAPDVLAAARPRLHPSLAFAGFDSGLPGLWLAAREPEPGEMVLADDPQGVLIVRPHDTVRSRLLDRAGFAFLTAARDGASLGAAITAAAETDPAADLAALFAALIADGVFSGLDLGDPT, encoded by the coding sequence ATGTCTGAGCTGGGCCGCTTCCAGGACGCCTTCGTCACGGCCCTGGCCGGGCGCACCGCCGCGCCCATCACCGCCTGGCTGCCGGACGACGCGGACCAGCCGCCCGGCCTGGCCGTTTATCGCAACACCATCGCCAAGGGCTGCGTCGACGCCCTGGCGGCCAATTTCCCGACCGTGGCCAGCCTGGTCGGCGACGACTGGTTCCGCGCCGCCGCCGCCCTGTTCGCCGCCGAGCATCCGCCGGCCAGCGCCGCGTTGGCGGCCTATGGCGAGGCCTTCCCCGACTGGCTGAGCCGCTTCCCGCCGGCCGACGACCTGCCCTATCTGCCGGCCATGGCCCAGATGGACCGGCTGTGGACCACCGCCCTGTTCGCGCCCGAAGCCGAACCGCTGGCCGCCGAAGCCTTCGCCCTGGCGCCGGACGTCCTGGCCGCCGCCCGCCCGCGCCTGCATCCCAGCCTGGCCTTCGCCGGGTTCGACAGCGGCCTGCCCGGCCTGTGGCTGGCGGCCCGAGAGCCGGAGCCCGGCGAGATGGTGCTGGCCGACGATCCGCAAGGCGTGCTGATCGTCCGCCCCCACGACACCGTGCGCAGCCGTCTGCTCGACCGGGCCGGCTTCGCCTTCCTGACCGCCGCCCGCGACGGCGCCAGCTTGGGCGCGGCGATCACCGCCGCCGCCGAAACCGATCCGGCCGCCGACCTCGCCGCCCTCTTCGCCGCCCTGATCGCCGACGGCGTGTTCAGCGGCCTCGACCTTGGAGATCCCACGTGA
- a CDS encoding DUF692 domain-containing protein produces the protein MPPTAGLGLKSQHYADALAADAEGLWFEVHPENYMAAGGPRLRWLEAIRAEHPLSLHGVGLSLAADADPDPAHLLALKALADRFEPFVVSEHLAWSTHRGVHQPDLLPFPRTRAALDRIAANIGRTQDVLGRTILVENPSLYLPLTGHDLDETDFLIALTRRTGCGLLVDVNNVFVSASNLGYAAETYLDALPADAIGEIHLAGHGVDEGGSSLLIDTHDAPVAETVWTLYRRLIDRVGPRPTLIERDDDIPAFAVLMAERDRAHGLLQREPAHV, from the coding sequence ATGCCCCCCACCGCCGGCCTCGGCCTCAAATCGCAGCACTACGCCGACGCCCTGGCGGCCGACGCCGAGGGCCTGTGGTTCGAGGTTCATCCCGAGAACTACATGGCCGCCGGCGGGCCGCGCCTGCGGTGGCTGGAGGCGATCCGGGCCGAGCATCCGCTGTCGCTGCACGGGGTAGGCCTGTCCCTGGCCGCCGACGCCGATCCGGACCCGGCGCACCTCCTCGCCCTGAAGGCCCTGGCCGACCGGTTCGAGCCGTTCGTGGTCTCCGAACACCTGGCCTGGAGCACCCATCGCGGCGTCCACCAACCGGACCTCCTGCCCTTTCCCCGCACCCGCGCGGCCCTCGACCGCATCGCCGCCAATATCGGCCGCACGCAGGACGTCCTTGGACGGACGATCCTGGTCGAGAACCCGTCGCTGTACCTGCCGCTGACCGGCCACGACTTGGACGAAACCGACTTCCTGATCGCACTGACCCGCCGCACCGGCTGCGGCCTGCTGGTCGACGTCAACAACGTGTTCGTCAGCGCCAGCAACCTGGGCTACGCGGCCGAGACCTATCTGGACGCCCTGCCCGCCGACGCCATCGGCGAGATCCACCTGGCCGGCCATGGCGTCGATGAAGGCGGCTCAAGCCTGCTGATCGACACCCACGACGCGCCGGTGGCCGAGACCGTTTGGACCCTGTACCGCCGCCTGATCGACCGCGTCGGCCCACGCCCCACCTTGATCGAGCGCGACGACGACATTCCGGCCTTCGCCGTGCTGATGGCCGAACGGGACCGGGCGCACGGCCTGCTCCAGCGGGAGCCGGCCCATGTCTGA
- a CDS encoding DUF2282 domain-containing protein, whose translation MNKTPALALAAVFALSAGAAMARDDMKPAKVETEKCYGVAKAGQNDCKAGAGTSCAGTSKADYQADAWKKVAKGTCTSIKTPNGTGSLTAPKA comes from the coding sequence ATGAACAAGACCCCCGCTCTCGCCCTCGCCGCCGTATTCGCCCTCAGCGCCGGCGCCGCCATGGCCCGCGACGACATGAAGCCCGCCAAGGTCGAAACCGAAAAGTGCTACGGCGTGGCCAAGGCCGGCCAGAACGACTGCAAGGCCGGCGCTGGCACCAGCTGCGCGGGCACCTCGAAAGCCGACTACCAGGCCGACGCCTGGAAGAAGGTCGCCAAGGGCACCTGCACCAGCATCAAGACCCCGAACGGCACGGGCTCGCTGACCGCGCCGAAGGCGTAA
- a CDS encoding sigma-70 family RNA polymerase sigma factor: MTDTEAALKALMLLGLDGDAPAYRLLLSQLGGRLRVYFERRMRDAPGDVEDLVQETLMAVHTRRATYDRAQPFTPWAFALARYKLIDHWRRRKVRATLPIDDYVEVLAAYAPEPGSAMDLDRALASLPERQQRLVRDVKIEGLSLAEAGDRAGVSEGAAKVALHRALKSLGERMRGRADG; the protein is encoded by the coding sequence GTGACGGATACCGAAGCCGCCCTGAAGGCGCTGATGCTGCTGGGCCTGGACGGCGACGCCCCGGCCTATCGGCTGTTGCTGTCGCAACTGGGCGGCCGGCTCCGCGTCTATTTCGAGCGCCGCATGCGCGACGCCCCCGGCGATGTGGAGGACCTGGTGCAAGAGACCCTGATGGCGGTGCATACGCGGCGCGCGACCTATGATCGCGCCCAGCCGTTCACCCCCTGGGCCTTCGCCCTGGCCCGCTACAAGCTGATCGACCACTGGCGCCGCCGCAAGGTGCGCGCGACGCTGCCGATCGACGACTATGTCGAGGTCCTGGCCGCCTACGCCCCCGAGCCGGGCTCGGCCATGGACCTGGACCGCGCGCTGGCCAGCCTGCCCGAGCGCCAGCAAAGGCTGGTGCGCGACGTCAAGATCGAGGGCCTCAGCCTGGCGGAAGCTGGCGACCGGGCCGGCGTCTCGGAAGGCGCGGCCAAGGTCGCCCTGCACCGAGCGCTGAAGAGCCTCGGAGAAAGGATGCGTGGCCGTGCGGACGGATGA
- a CDS encoding NrsF family protein has product MRTDDLIDQLAADPRAIPAGAVQRRFLGVAVAGGLAALVLLLVWLGTRQDLAQAMTGRMFWMKATYTALLGVAGFWALERLARPEGVPKRALLFGALVLALFVGLGFGQWLAADWEHRRMMMRGHSWTVCARNILMLALPGLAACLLVLRGMAPTRPALTGFAAGAFAGGVAGTVYGLACAESTMVFVGTWYTLGVLGTGLLGAVVGKWALRW; this is encoded by the coding sequence GTGCGGACGGATGATCTGATCGATCAACTGGCGGCCGACCCGCGCGCCATTCCCGCCGGGGCGGTGCAGCGCCGCTTCCTCGGCGTGGCCGTGGCCGGGGGCCTGGCGGCCCTGGTGCTGCTGCTGGTCTGGCTGGGGACGCGCCAGGACCTGGCCCAGGCGATGACCGGCCGGATGTTCTGGATGAAGGCGACCTACACCGCCCTCCTGGGCGTGGCCGGTTTCTGGGCCCTGGAGCGGCTGGCGCGGCCCGAGGGCGTGCCGAAAAGGGCGCTGCTGTTCGGGGCCCTGGTGCTGGCGCTGTTCGTCGGCCTGGGTTTCGGCCAGTGGCTGGCCGCCGACTGGGAGCACCGCCGGATGATGATGCGCGGCCATTCCTGGACGGTCTGCGCCCGCAACATTCTGATGCTGGCCCTGCCGGGCCTGGCCGCCTGCCTGCTGGTGCTGCGCGGCATGGCCCCGACCCGTCCGGCCCTGACCGGCTTCGCGGCCGGCGCCTTCGCGGGCGGCGTGGCGGGCACGGTCTACGGCCTGGCCTGCGCCGAGAGCACGATGGTGTTCGTGGGCACCTGGTACACGCTGGGCGTGCTGGGGACCGGGCTGCTGGGGGCGGTGGTCGGGAAGTGGGCGTTGCGGTGGTAG
- the efp gene encoding elongation factor P yields MTKVAASSLRKGSVVDMDGKLYVVLNAENIHPGKGTPVTQLNMRRISDGVKVSERYRTTEQVERAFVDQRDHTFLYKDGEGYHFMNPESYDQLVASEEVIGDLGAYLQENMTVVLSTHNDAPIALELPRTVTLEIVETEPSVKGQTASSSYKPAILSNGVRTMVPPYIAAGTRVIILTEDGSYQERAKD; encoded by the coding sequence GTGACTAAAGTCGCCGCCAGCTCGCTGAGGAAGGGTTCCGTCGTCGATATGGACGGCAAGCTCTACGTGGTCCTCAACGCCGAAAACATCCACCCCGGCAAGGGCACGCCGGTCACCCAGCTGAACATGCGCCGCATCTCGGACGGCGTGAAGGTGTCGGAACGCTACCGCACGACCGAGCAGGTCGAGCGCGCCTTCGTCGACCAGCGCGACCACACGTTCCTCTACAAGGACGGCGAGGGCTATCACTTCATGAACCCGGAAAGCTACGACCAGCTCGTGGCTTCGGAAGAAGTGATCGGCGACCTGGGCGCCTATCTGCAGGAAAACATGACGGTCGTCCTGTCGACGCACAACGACGCGCCGATCGCCCTGGAACTGCCGCGCACCGTGACGCTGGAAATCGTCGAGACCGAACCGTCGGTGAAGGGCCAGACCGCTTCGTCGTCGTACAAGCCGGCGATCCTGAGCAACGGCGTGCGCACCATGGTGCCGCCGTACATCGCCGCGGGCACCCGGGTGATCATCCTGACCGAGGACGGCTCGTACCAGGAACGCGCGAAGGACTAA
- the epmA gene encoding EF-P lysine aminoacylase EpmA, protein MPTASPSPWWRPENHADRRPFLLARNRIKAAFRAWFEERDFLEVETAALQVSPGNEAHLHAFETAALTISGEAAPLYLHTSPEFSCKKLLAAGERRIFDFGKVWRNRERGALHHPEFTMLEWYRVDAPYQTLMDDCAALLALAAETAGTLEFRFRGHVCDPFAAPERVTVAQAFERHAGVDLLASIGPGGETDRDVLAASARAAGIRVADDDTWADVFSRVIVEKVEPNLGIGRATILCEYPTAEAALARPKPGDPRVAERFELYACGVELANAFGELTDAGEQRRRFEAEMDEKARVYGERYPLDEDFLAALAIMPNASGSALGFDRLVMLAAGASRVDQVLWTPVADVNPLP, encoded by the coding sequence GTGCCGACAGCCTCTCCTTCGCCCTGGTGGCGGCCCGAAAACCACGCCGACCGGCGGCCGTTCCTGCTGGCCCGCAACCGGATCAAGGCCGCTTTTCGAGCCTGGTTCGAGGAACGGGACTTCCTGGAGGTCGAGACCGCGGCCCTGCAGGTCTCGCCCGGCAACGAGGCCCATCTGCACGCCTTCGAGACCGCCGCCCTGACGATCTCGGGCGAGGCCGCGCCGCTCTATCTGCACACCTCGCCGGAGTTTTCCTGCAAGAAGCTGCTGGCGGCGGGCGAGCGGCGGATCTTCGACTTCGGCAAGGTCTGGCGCAACCGCGAGCGCGGGGCGCTGCATCATCCGGAGTTCACCATGCTGGAATGGTACCGGGTCGACGCGCCCTACCAGACCCTGATGGACGACTGCGCGGCCTTGCTGGCCCTGGCGGCGGAAACCGCGGGGACGCTGGAGTTTCGCTTTCGCGGTCATGTCTGCGATCCGTTCGCCGCGCCGGAGCGGGTGACGGTGGCGCAGGCCTTCGAACGCCATGCGGGCGTCGACCTGCTGGCCTCGATCGGACCTGGCGGCGAGACCGATCGCGACGTCCTGGCGGCCTCGGCGCGCGCCGCCGGGATCCGCGTGGCCGACGACGATACCTGGGCCGACGTGTTCAGCCGGGTGATCGTCGAGAAGGTCGAGCCGAACCTGGGGATCGGCCGCGCGACCATCCTCTGCGAATACCCGACCGCCGAGGCGGCCCTGGCCCGGCCCAAGCCTGGCGACCCGCGCGTGGCCGAGCGGTTCGAGCTCTATGCCTGCGGCGTCGAGCTGGCCAACGCCTTTGGCGAGCTGACCGACGCCGGCGAACAGCGCCGCCGGTTCGAGGCCGAGATGGACGAGAAGGCCCGGGTTTATGGCGAGCGCTACCCGCTGGACGAGGACTTCCTGGCGGCCCTGGCGATCATGCCCAACGCGTCGGGCTCGGCCCTGGGCTTCGACCGCCTGGTGATGCTGGCGGCGGGGGCGTCGCGGGTGGACCAGGTGCTGTGGACGCCGGTGGCTGACGTGAACCCTCTCCCATAG